From a single Nicotiana tabacum cultivar K326 chromosome 8, ASM71507v2, whole genome shotgun sequence genomic region:
- the LOC107818359 gene encoding uncharacterized protein LOC107818359, with the protein MGGRGRGRGRGRGKAKRHPIIAFGSSVGARLQIGINKEQVTTPVNQIEQSELRKEGISSTSITAKKLDLSPSPSTTPALLMETNETIIEVNPTITIPTEATIGPTIANSKGTEPLNEAMDDVGAKKPTAWVSLFQKNRYAEKESWEMSHKDEIQLKKE; encoded by the exons AtgggaggaagaggaagaggtcgCGGAAGAGGACGAGGAAAAGCAAAGCGACATCCCATCATCGCATTTGGGAGCTCAGTTGGAGCTCGCCTACAAATAGGAATAAACAAGGAACAAGTTACAACGCCAGTTAACCAAATCGAACAATCTGAACTGAGGAAAGAAGGAATCTCCTCTACATCAATAACTGCGAAGAAATTGGATCTGAGTCCTTCACCGTCAACTACACCAGCTCTACTGATGGAAACCAATGAAACAATAATTGAGGTCAATCCAACAATAACTATACCTACTGAAGCAACTATTGGTCCAACAATTGCCAACAGCAAGGGTACAGAACCTCTAAATGAAGCCATGGATGACGTTGGAGCGAAGAAGCCTACTGCATGGGTGAGCTTATTTCAGAAGAACAGATATGCAGAAAAG GAGTCTTGGGAAATGAGCCacaaagatgaaatccaactcaaaaaggagtga